GCTGTCCAGCTTGAACTCATCCAAGGCGGTGAGCAGTGATGGTGAGCCGCTCGGCCTCGATCGCGGCCGAGCGCGTGCAGTTAGAGTCGGCCGGAATGGTTCTCGAAAGCACGAAGATCGCCTCCCCGTTCGTGCTTTCGGGGACCATTAGAAAGGCGGCGCCGGCATGACGACGCTCCCTACGACTCAGGGCGAGCTTTTCAGCCTTGATAGCCCGTTGCTCACCGAGGTCCGCGGCGAGCGATCATTGATGGCCTATCCATTCTTTGCGCTGACTAAAACGGCGTGGATGAAGCCGCTGGCCTATAGGACGGACGCCGTTTCCATCGAGATTGGGCCGGGTCCGCGCGGTGTCGCGACTATCTACGACAAGGAAGTCCTGCTTTATATTGCGAGTCTGCTTGTAGCAAAGCTCGACTCGGGCGAGAAAGTCTCGCAGGACTTCTACTTTACCGCGCACGACCTGTTTCGCGTAACCGGGGTCAACAGCTCAGCCCGATCCTACGCCCGCCTATCGGACGCGCTTGAGCGTCTGCAAGGCACGCAGATCAAGACCAACATCGAGGCTGGTGGCGAGGGCGAGGCGGGTTTCTTCTCCTGGCTCTCCGAAGCGCGGTTGACCTATACCAAGACGCGCACCGGCGATCGGCGTCTCAAGGCGGTCCGCGTCCGGCTCTGCGACTGGCTCTATCGCGCGATCTTGCGTGACCGGGAAGTTCTCGATTACTCGCCGAATTACTTTCAGATCGGGCCTGTTGAACGCCGTCTTTATGAAGTCGCGCGCGCTTCGTGCGCAAATGGCGCTATTGACGTCGATATCGAAGACCTACGTCTGCAAATTGGGTATCAAAATCCCGTAAAGAATTTTCGCCATGCTTTGAAGGGCATAGCGGAAGAGGACTCTATACCCGATTATCGCATCGTATTAGGTGATAATACCAACGAGGACGTTAAGAGAAAGCGCGGCCCTCGCGCCGGCTCCGCCAAGGTGACGATCATCCCGAGGACCACCGCACCCCCATGCTGATCGCGGTGCGCCTGGCTAGTGATTCGGTCAAACCCGATAGCCGCGCACAGAATGGTTCTCGAAAGCACGAACAAACGGTTCTCGAAAGCACGAAGGGGGCGCCTTTCGGTTTCCGAAAGCACGAGTTTTTGTGCCTTCGGTTCTCGAAAGCACGAGTTTCCGATGCTTCCGCGCTCCCGCGCGGGCTGTCATTCATTGTCATGAAATTGCGGGGCCGAAGGGCGGCCCCCGCCAATCCAAGGGGTATGTGGGCCGTGAGCACATAAACGAATGCCCGGCACGAAGGCCGGGCACCCGATGAACTAGGAGCATCGTCGCCAAACGATGCCAAGGGCCATCAGACAGCCCCTCTCCTAGAGCATTTCGAGCGCAGGCTCAAGGGATGCGCGATTCGCGCCACGCATCTGCTTTGTTCGCTGACGGCCCCTTGCACGAGGGGACGAACGATGGACTTTACCCTGCGACAATCGACGGTGCCGGCTGACTCCGTGGTGGACGAGCTGCGCGCCGAAGGGATTTCCTACGAAGACATTCGCACCGCACTGGACTTGCAGGCTACCCAGCGGCAGTCCGGCGTGCCGGTTCTGCCCCTGCGCGTGATATGTGGGCTTGAGCAGCACAAGAGCACCAGCAGCAATGTCCTCCTCAACGCGACCCGCGCGATCGTCGGCACCCCCAAGGGGGGGCGGCCGACTGGCGGGCTCCACATCACGCGCCGCAAAATATGGGCGAACAGCGTCCGGACCGAAAGCGCCGAGGAGGCCGACTTCGCCCAGCGCCTCGGGAACGATCTTCGCAAGCGGCTCTATGTCGCCGGCGAGCTGACCTTCAACCTTGGTCGCAAGCTGGCGAGCGAAGCCCGCGCTGGCCTGCGTACCCTTACGGAGAGGGAGGAGGCCCTGGTTCAATTCACGCAGTCGTGTCAGCGCGTCCTCACGGCCATGCTGCGGCGTGAGCAGGGCCGAAAAGGCTGGCTGACCCCCGATTATGAGGCGATCATGTCGTGGACCGGCCTCTCGCGTTCGACCGTGCATCGCTCGCTCGGCATCCTGAAGGCGATCGGCCTGGTCGACTGGATCAGGCGCTTCATCTACTCGCGTGACGACACGAACGGCGCGCGCTCCGAGCAGACCTCCAACCTTTATCGCTTCGCGCTTCCCCAATGGCTGGCGAAGCTGATCGGCCTTCACGTCCCCATCCCTGACGACGAGGAGGTGCGCCGCGAAACCGTTCTGGAGGATCATGCGGCGATGCTCGCCAATACGTCGGGCGGCGAACGGCGTCGGCTGATGCCTGAAGATCCCAAGGCCCGCACCGACCTCGCCAATGCCGCCTTCCGGCTCGATCAGCGTCAACGTCTCGAACTCGCAGCCCGTGAGTGTCAGAAAAACACTGCTCCTCTTAGGAAGTCTATATATTCTAAGAAGGGAGAAGCGGAATCGGCCTGGACGGCCGATACGTTTAGCCCTGACGGGCCCCGCCTAGCCTAACCGCATCGCCAAAACCGCAACCTCACCGACTGGATCAACTGTCGGACCGTCGCCTGCGGCGCCGGAATGCTCCCCAGCGGGAGCAAGCGGCTTGACCTGCGCTCAAATGGCGACCGTCGTGGCTCCCGATCGTCGAAATCGGGATCGAAGGCGACGAGATCGCGCGTTTGATAGGGGTGACTACACGAAAGTGACGTATCTGCACGGAAAGGGCGAACGGATAGCGAACGTCACGCGGCAAGTAGGGAGTTGACGGCGCGCAGCGGTCGCAAGGCGTCCGGATCGGGTTGATCTTCAACATTCCAGCTATAGTCACCGGTCAGCGAGATATGCTCCCAGCCCAATGGCGCGATGTGGCGTGCGATTTCGTCGGCTGTGCCGATGTCCGCCAGCGCCATTTCGAGATAGCGAGTGTTCCACAAGATGATGGCGGCGACGAGCAGGTTGAGGCCGGAGGCGCGATAGGTCTGGTTCTCGAACCGACGATCGCGCAGTTCGCCGAGCTGGTTGAAGAAGAGCGCGCGGGCGAGCGTTGCGGTCA
This genomic window from Sphingobium baderi contains:
- a CDS encoding replication initiator protein A codes for the protein MTTLPTTQGELFSLDSPLLTEVRGERSLMAYPFFALTKTAWMKPLAYRTDAVSIEIGPGPRGVATIYDKEVLLYIASLLVAKLDSGEKVSQDFYFTAHDLFRVTGVNSSARSYARLSDALERLQGTQIKTNIEAGGEGEAGFFSWLSEARLTYTKTRTGDRRLKAVRVRLCDWLYRAILRDREVLDYSPNYFQIGPVERRLYEVARASCANGAIDVDIEDLRLQIGYQNPVKNFRHALKGIAEEDSIPDYRIVLGDNTNEDVKRKRGPRAGSAKVTIIPRTTAPPC